One Roseomonas sp. OT10 DNA window includes the following coding sequences:
- the glmU gene encoding bifunctional UDP-N-acetylglucosamine diphosphorylase/glucosamine-1-phosphate N-acetyltransferase GlmU yields the protein MSAAAIILAAGLGTRMRSALPKALHPLAGRPMLSHLVASVEEVFDHVVVVVGPGMPALEAVADPYPCVVQEERLGTAHAALQAASILDGFPGDVAVLYADNPLVRPETLRAMLARRQEADLALLAMRPADPARYGRVLPHPDGGISRIVEWKDATEAERAERLCNAGVVCAPGDALFGWLRRVRNDNAAGEYYLGDVVSLCRADGRRAVAAEATEAECRGINSRAELAAAEADVQRALREAAMAGGATLARPESVTFSHDTRLGQDVTVGPDVVFAPGVTVEDGVEIRPFCHLEGCIVRRGAVIGPFARLRPGTVIEPSAHVGNFVELKAAVLGEGAKASHLTYLGDAVVGAGANIGAGTITCNYDGRAKHRTEIGPGAFIGSDTALVAPVRIGARALVAAGSVITDDVPDDALAIARGRQATKPGRGVSGRSVPGRGVTGKKG from the coding sequence ATGTCCGCCGCCGCCATCATCCTCGCCGCCGGCCTCGGCACGCGCATGCGCTCCGCCCTGCCCAAGGCGCTGCACCCGCTCGCGGGGAGGCCGATGCTCTCGCACCTGGTCGCCTCGGTCGAGGAGGTGTTCGACCATGTCGTGGTCGTCGTCGGTCCCGGCATGCCCGCCCTGGAGGCGGTGGCCGACCCCTATCCCTGCGTCGTGCAGGAGGAGCGGCTGGGCACCGCGCACGCGGCCTTGCAGGCCGCGTCGATCCTGGACGGCTTTCCCGGCGACGTCGCCGTGCTCTACGCCGACAACCCGCTGGTCCGGCCGGAGACGCTGCGGGCGATGCTGGCGCGGCGGCAGGAGGCGGACCTCGCCCTGCTGGCGATGCGTCCCGCCGATCCCGCGCGCTACGGCCGGGTGCTGCCGCACCCCGACGGCGGCATCAGCCGCATCGTGGAGTGGAAGGACGCGACCGAGGCGGAGCGGGCGGAGCGGCTGTGCAATGCCGGCGTCGTCTGCGCCCCGGGCGATGCGCTGTTCGGCTGGCTGCGCCGGGTCCGCAACGACAACGCGGCGGGGGAGTACTACCTGGGCGACGTGGTGTCGCTGTGCCGCGCCGACGGGCGGCGCGCGGTCGCGGCGGAGGCGACGGAGGCGGAGTGCCGCGGCATCAACAGCCGCGCCGAGCTGGCCGCCGCCGAGGCGGACGTGCAGCGCGCCCTGCGCGAGGCGGCGATGGCCGGCGGCGCGACCCTGGCCCGGCCGGAGAGCGTGACCTTCAGCCACGACACGCGGCTGGGCCAGGATGTGACGGTGGGGCCGGACGTCGTCTTCGCCCCTGGCGTGACGGTGGAGGACGGGGTGGAGATCCGCCCCTTCTGCCATCTCGAGGGCTGCATCGTGCGGCGCGGCGCCGTGATCGGCCCCTTCGCCCGGCTGCGCCCGGGTACGGTGATCGAGCCCTCGGCCCATGTCGGCAACTTCGTGGAGCTGAAGGCCGCCGTGCTGGGAGAGGGGGCGAAGGCCAGCCACCTTACCTATCTGGGTGACGCGGTGGTGGGAGCCGGTGCTAACATCGGAGCCGGAACGATCACCTGCAACTACGACGGCCGCGCCAAGCACCGCACGGAAATCGGCCCCGGGGCCTTCATCGGCTCCGACACGGCGCTGGTCGCGCCGGTCCGGATCGGGGCGCGGGCGCTGGTCGCGGCGGGCAGCGTGATCACCGACGACGTGCCGGACGACGCGCTGGCCATCGCGCGCGGGCGCCAGGCCACGAAGCCCGGCCGTGGTGTCTCGGGGCGCAGTGTCCCGGGGCGCGGCGTCACGGGGAAGAAGGGGTAG
- a CDS encoding ABC transporter ATP-binding protein produces the protein MTLLVAAGLRKSFGGVAAVDGVSFALAAGEVLALIGPNGAGKSTCFNLIGGQLRPDAGEVRLDGRPVTGAGARRMARLGVGRTFQVTATFGSMTVRENVQMALLSHRGEARGLWRPVADRHAEEAMALLAAVGLEEQAGRAAGVLAYGDLKRLELAVALGGSPRLLLMDEPTAGMAPGERTALMRLTRGLALEREVAVLFTEHDMDVVFGVADRIMVLDHGRLIAEGDGPAIRADARVREVYLGTDATGGGG, from the coding sequence GTGACGCTGCTCGTCGCGGCGGGCCTCCGCAAGTCCTTCGGCGGGGTGGCAGCGGTGGACGGGGTGTCCTTCGCCCTGGCCGCGGGCGAGGTGCTGGCGCTGATCGGGCCGAACGGTGCCGGCAAGTCCACCTGCTTCAACCTGATCGGCGGCCAGTTGCGGCCCGATGCAGGCGAGGTGCGGCTGGACGGCCGGCCGGTCACCGGGGCCGGGGCGCGGCGGATGGCACGGCTGGGCGTCGGTCGCACCTTCCAGGTCACCGCCACCTTCGGCTCGATGACCGTGCGGGAGAACGTGCAGATGGCGCTGCTTTCCCACCGGGGCGAGGCCCGGGGCCTCTGGCGCCCGGTGGCCGACCGGCACGCGGAGGAGGCGATGGCGCTGCTCGCCGCGGTCGGGCTGGAGGAGCAGGCGGGGCGGGCGGCGGGGGTGCTGGCCTATGGGGACCTGAAGCGGCTGGAACTGGCCGTGGCCCTGGGCGGCTCGCCGCGCCTGCTGCTGATGGACGAGCCCACCGCCGGCATGGCCCCGGGGGAGCGGACCGCGCTGATGCGCCTCACGCGCGGCCTCGCGCTGGAGCGGGAGGTGGCCGTCCTGTTCACCGAGCACGACATGGACGTGGTCTTCGGCGTCGCCGACCGCATCATGGTCCTGGACCACGGCCGGCTGATCGCCGAGGGCGACGGCCCGGCGATCCGGGCGGATGCGCGGGTGCGGGAGGTCTATCTCGGCACCGACGCCACGGGCGGCGGGGGCTGA
- a CDS encoding M20/M25/M40 family metallo-hydrolase, translating to MPDAPLPMDALALDIPLDAVLARLRRWVEQESPTFDAAAVEAMMDLAARDLAVMGARIERIPGRMGFAGCVRARLPHPSDREAGEVPGILVLAHLDTVHPVGTLGVLPFREEGGLCFGPGLCDMKGGTVLALEALAALARAGIATSRPVTVLLTSDEEVGSPSTRDLIEAEAARHAVVLVPEPGRPDGTAMGGVVTGRYAIARFNLRTTGRPSHAGSALGDGRSAIREMCRQVLAIEAMTTEACTFSVGVVRGGQWVNCVATHCDAEALTMAKRQPDLDRAVERMLGLRPEAGDVALEVRRGVTRPVWEPDAAVLALYGRARAMAERLGFGLGHASAGGGSDGNFTGAMGVPTLDGLGLIGAGIHTLNEHVRMDSILPRTRLLAGLLASV from the coding sequence ATGCCCGATGCCCCCTTGCCCATGGACGCGCTGGCCCTGGACATCCCCCTCGACGCCGTGCTCGCCCGGCTGCGCCGCTGGGTGGAGCAGGAGAGCCCGACCTTCGACGCGGCGGCCGTGGAGGCCATGATGGACCTCGCCGCCCGCGACCTGGCTGTGATGGGCGCCCGGATCGAGCGCATCCCCGGCCGCATGGGCTTCGCCGGCTGCGTCCGTGCCCGTCTTCCGCACCCGTCCGACCGCGAGGCCGGGGAGGTTCCCGGCATCCTGGTGCTGGCGCATCTCGATACCGTCCATCCGGTCGGGACCCTGGGCGTGCTGCCGTTCCGGGAGGAGGGCGGGCTCTGCTTCGGGCCGGGCCTGTGCGACATGAAAGGCGGCACGGTGCTGGCGCTGGAGGCGCTCGCCGCGCTCGCCCGGGCGGGCATCGCCACCTCCCGTCCGGTGACCGTGCTGCTGACCAGCGACGAGGAGGTGGGCAGCCCCTCCACGCGCGACCTGATCGAGGCGGAGGCGGCGCGCCACGCCGTGGTGCTGGTGCCGGAGCCGGGGCGCCCCGACGGCACGGCCATGGGCGGGGTGGTGACGGGGCGCTACGCCATCGCCCGCTTCAACCTGCGCACCACCGGGCGGCCGAGCCATGCCGGCTCGGCGCTGGGCGATGGGCGCAGCGCCATCCGCGAGATGTGCCGCCAGGTCCTGGCGATCGAGGCGATGACGACGGAGGCGTGCACCTTCTCGGTCGGCGTGGTGCGGGGCGGGCAGTGGGTGAACTGCGTCGCCACGCATTGCGACGCGGAGGCGCTGACCATGGCCAAGCGCCAGCCCGACCTGGACCGCGCGGTGGAGCGCATGCTGGGGCTGCGGCCCGAGGCGGGCGACGTGGCGCTGGAGGTCCGCCGCGGCGTGACCCGCCCGGTCTGGGAGCCGGATGCGGCGGTCCTGGCGCTCTACGGCAGGGCGCGCGCGATGGCGGAGCGGCTGGGCTTCGGCCTGGGCCATGCCAGCGCCGGCGGCGGCTCGGACGGCAACTTCACCGGGGCGATGGGGGTGCCGACGCTGGACGGGCTGGGCCTGATCGGCGCCGGCATCCATACGCTGAACGAGCATGTCCGGATGGACAGCATCCTGCCGCGCACCCGGCTGCTGGCCGGCCTGCTGGCGAGCGTCTGA
- a CDS encoding DUF3108 domain-containing protein, giving the protein MRVPSLLLALLLAPAAARAAPIEAVYAVQAAGVTVVEATVQFDFSTPDGYAIEVRHRTRGIASVFVSADMVSRTTGRWVDNRARPTRFSSEGTYRGEQRRTLLEYVNGQPAVRSLVPPNEGERESVAPELQRGTIDSLSGVAQLAQDIRRTGRCEGQARTFDGRRLTEFRVRTAGWEMIPPARDTWSGRALHCRFVGQLLAGFRFDDDASDRRPQEGDAWMAEVRPGEPPIPVRLEVPSKWFGSTVIILTRVGEPAATGTATR; this is encoded by the coding sequence ATGCGCGTCCCCTCGCTGCTCCTGGCCCTGCTGCTGGCCCCCGCCGCCGCCCGCGCCGCGCCGATCGAGGCGGTCTATGCCGTGCAGGCCGCTGGCGTGACGGTCGTCGAGGCCACGGTGCAGTTCGATTTCTCCACGCCCGATGGCTACGCCATCGAGGTCCGCCACCGCACCCGCGGCATCGCCTCGGTCTTCGTCAGCGCGGACATGGTCTCCCGCACCACCGGCCGCTGGGTGGACAACCGCGCCCGGCCGACACGCTTCAGCTCGGAGGGGACCTATCGCGGCGAGCAGCGCCGGACATTGCTGGAGTACGTCAACGGCCAGCCGGCGGTGCGCAGCCTCGTGCCCCCCAACGAGGGCGAGCGCGAGTCGGTGGCGCCGGAGCTGCAGCGCGGCACCATCGATTCGCTCTCCGGCGTCGCGCAGCTCGCCCAGGACATCCGGCGCACCGGGCGCTGCGAAGGGCAGGCGCGCACCTTCGACGGGCGCCGCCTGACGGAGTTCCGCGTGCGCACCGCGGGCTGGGAGATGATCCCGCCCGCCCGCGACACCTGGTCGGGCCGAGCCCTGCATTGCCGGTTCGTCGGCCAGTTGCTGGCCGGCTTCCGCTTCGACGACGACGCCAGCGACCGCCGCCCGCAGGAGGGCGACGCCTGGATGGCGGAGGTCCGCCCCGGCGAGCCGCCCATCCCGGTGCGCCTGGAGGTGCCGAGCAAGTGGTTCGGCAGCACCGTCATCATCCTGACGCGGGTCGGCGAGCCCGCCGCGACCGGCACGGCAACCCGCTGA
- a CDS encoding DOPA 4,5-dioxygenase family protein translates to MAQAPTPRDPAAITDYHAHVYYRDPAERDRAAWLRAQVEAAFPAVRIGRWRDMPVGPHPAPMFQLAFEAALLPALLPWLMLNRRGLVVLLHPETDNPLADHLRHAAWMGEVLPLDGSGLPGTLEQEPG, encoded by the coding sequence ATGGCCCAGGCCCCCACCCCCCGCGATCCCGCGGCGATCACCGACTATCACGCCCATGTCTACTACCGGGACCCGGCGGAGCGGGACCGGGCCGCCTGGCTGCGCGCGCAGGTGGAGGCCGCCTTTCCGGCCGTCCGGATCGGCCGCTGGCGCGACATGCCGGTGGGGCCGCACCCGGCGCCGATGTTCCAGCTGGCCTTCGAGGCCGCGCTGTTGCCGGCGTTGCTGCCCTGGCTGATGCTCAACCGGCGCGGGCTGGTGGTGCTGCTGCATCCGGAGACGGACAACCCTCTGGCGGACCACCTGCGCCACGCCGCCTGGATGGGCGAGGTGCTGCCGCTGGACGGCAGCGGCCTGCCCGGCACGCTGGAGCAGGAGCCGGGTTGA
- a CDS encoding ABC transporter permease, whose amino-acid sequence MEGLVPTLLTGLAGASSLFLVAAGLTIIFGVTRIVNFAHGSLTMLGAYLGWSILTRLPREPEWFALGLLLTALAVAAIGALLEVLLLRRVYRAPELFQLLATFGVVLVAQDAVLWLWGPTELTLPRPRWLRGFVEIAGSRFPVFDLILIGVGPLVLGLLWLLMNRTRWGILVRAATLDREMAAALGVDQRRLFTAVFALGAGLAGLGGALSLPSASANPNIDLAVIVDAFVVVVVGGLGSLPGAFLASILIGLLQAFGIVWLPKITLVLVFLIMAAVLALRPNGLLGRPQAEAHAPAPAPVVRPAPPALRALGAAALMLAMAAPLLVGPYALIVLTDAAVAVLFAASLHVMMGPGGMASFGHAAWFGIGAYAAGLAAQGLGAPFPLALLAAPLAAAAAAAGFGAVVVRLSGVYLAMLTLAFAQIVWAIAFQWVELTGGDNGLLGLWPPEALRDPAAYYWLALALCLGATLLLRRALYAPWGYALRAARDSAPRAEAIGLDLRALRISALVVAGAAAGLSGAVFAYAKGGVFPTAVSIPHSVEALLMVLLGGVQTMSGPIVGALAYTGLADWLTRATDLWRLVLGAVIILLVVAFPEGIAGAARRLWLRGREA is encoded by the coding sequence GTGGAGGGCCTCGTCCCGACGCTGCTGACGGGGCTCGCCGGGGCGTCGTCGCTGTTCCTGGTCGCCGCGGGACTGACGATCATCTTCGGCGTCACGCGCATCGTGAACTTCGCGCATGGCAGCCTGACCATGCTCGGCGCGTATCTCGGCTGGAGCATCCTCACCCGGCTGCCGCGCGAGCCGGAGTGGTTCGCGCTGGGCCTGCTCCTCACGGCGCTGGCGGTGGCGGCGATCGGGGCGCTGCTGGAGGTGCTGCTGCTCCGCCGCGTCTACCGCGCGCCGGAGCTGTTCCAGCTGCTGGCCACCTTCGGCGTGGTGCTGGTGGCGCAGGACGCCGTGCTGTGGCTCTGGGGCCCGACGGAGCTGACCCTGCCGCGGCCGCGCTGGCTGCGCGGCTTCGTCGAGATCGCGGGCAGCCGCTTCCCCGTCTTCGACCTGATCCTGATCGGGGTCGGGCCGCTGGTGCTGGGGCTGCTGTGGCTGCTGATGAACCGGACGCGCTGGGGCATCCTGGTCCGGGCGGCGACGCTGGACCGCGAGATGGCGGCAGCCCTCGGCGTGGACCAGCGCCGGCTCTTCACCGCCGTCTTCGCCCTGGGCGCGGGGCTGGCGGGGCTGGGCGGGGCGCTGTCGCTGCCCAGCGCCTCGGCCAACCCGAACATCGACCTCGCCGTGATCGTCGATGCCTTCGTCGTCGTCGTGGTGGGCGGGCTCGGCAGCCTGCCCGGCGCCTTCCTGGCCAGCATCCTGATCGGGCTGCTGCAGGCCTTCGGCATCGTCTGGCTGCCCAAGATCACGCTGGTCCTGGTCTTCCTCATCATGGCGGCGGTCCTGGCGCTGCGTCCCAACGGGCTGCTCGGCCGGCCCCAGGCCGAGGCGCACGCCCCCGCCCCCGCCCCGGTGGTCCGCCCCGCCCCGCCGGCCCTGCGCGCGCTGGGCGCCGCCGCCCTGATGCTCGCGATGGCCGCGCCGCTGCTGGTCGGGCCCTATGCGCTGATCGTGCTGACCGATGCGGCGGTGGCGGTGCTCTTCGCCGCCAGCCTGCACGTGATGATGGGGCCGGGCGGGATGGCCAGCTTCGGCCATGCCGCCTGGTTCGGCATCGGCGCCTATGCCGCCGGGCTGGCGGCGCAGGGGCTGGGCGCCCCCTTCCCGCTCGCCCTGCTGGCGGCGCCGCTCGCGGCCGCGGCGGCGGCGGCCGGGTTCGGGGCGGTGGTGGTGCGGCTGTCCGGCGTCTACCTCGCCATGCTGACGCTCGCCTTCGCCCAGATCGTCTGGGCCATCGCCTTCCAGTGGGTGGAGCTGACCGGCGGCGACAACGGGCTGCTGGGGCTCTGGCCGCCGGAGGCGCTGCGCGACCCGGCCGCCTACTACTGGCTGGCCCTGGCGCTCTGCCTCGGCGCGACGCTGCTGCTGCGCCGCGCGCTCTACGCGCCCTGGGGCTACGCGCTGCGGGCGGCGCGGGATTCCGCGCCGCGGGCGGAGGCGATCGGGCTGGACCTGCGGGCGTTGCGCATCAGCGCGCTGGTGGTGGCCGGGGCGGCGGCGGGGCTGTCGGGCGCCGTCTTCGCCTATGCCAAGGGTGGGGTCTTCCCCACCGCCGTCAGCATCCCGCATTCGGTGGAGGCGCTGCTGATGGTGCTGCTCGGCGGCGTGCAGACCATGAGCGGCCCCATCGTCGGCGCCCTGGCCTATACCGGCCTGGCCGACTGGCTGACACGGGCCACCGACCTGTGGCGCCTCGTGCTGGGGGCGGTGATCATCCTGCTGGTCGTCGCCTTCCCGGAGGGGATCGCCGGCGCCGCGCGGCGCCTCTGGCTGCGGGGGCGGGAGGCGTGA
- the glmS gene encoding glutamine--fructose-6-phosphate transaminase (isomerizing) — protein sequence MCGIVGVVGRQDAAPRLLEALRRLEYRGYDSAGIATLVNGHIERRRAEGKLFHLAEVLERAPLEGRTGIGHTRWATHGAPTERNAHPHGTARVSVVHNGIIENHAALRAELEAEGTEFETETDTETFARLLDRNLAQGQEPEAAFAGALKRVHGAFALAAIFAGHPRKLLAARQGAPLAVGYGEGEMFVGSDALALAPLTRRIAYLEEGDWAAVDEAGARFFDAQDRPVQREIRVSAFSGAAVGKGNYRHFMEKELHEHPVVIGDTLAQYVDAGTRAVGRPDLPFDPATLPRLTLTGCGSAYLAGLVGRYWIETLARVPVDADVASELRYRDPPLTPGAAALMISQSGETADTLAAMHLLRQGGQATVAVVNVPESSMAREADASLLTVAGPEIGVASTKAFTAQLSVLACLAINFARSRGTIGAAEEARLTAALLEVPEHAARLLEDSSEIESVAAEVAKARDVLYLGRGSLFPIAMEGALKLKELSYIHAEGYAAGEMKHGPIALIDASVPVIALCPSGPLFEKTASNLQEAAARGGRIIAFTDATGAPTLRRFAERVVVLPEVDPFVAPILHAIPVQMLAYHVAVLKGTDVDQPRNLAKAVTVE from the coding sequence ATGTGCGGCATCGTCGGTGTGGTCGGGCGGCAGGACGCCGCGCCGCGGCTGCTGGAGGCGCTGCGGCGCCTGGAATACCGCGGCTATGACAGCGCCGGCATCGCGACGCTGGTGAACGGCCACATCGAGCGCCGCCGGGCGGAGGGCAAGCTGTTCCACCTCGCCGAGGTGCTGGAGCGGGCGCCGCTCGAGGGCCGCACCGGCATCGGCCACACCCGCTGGGCCACCCATGGCGCGCCGACCGAGCGCAACGCCCATCCCCACGGCACGGCCCGCGTGTCCGTCGTCCACAACGGCATCATCGAGAACCACGCCGCGCTGCGCGCGGAGCTGGAGGCCGAGGGCACCGAGTTCGAGACGGAGACGGACACCGAGACCTTCGCGCGCCTCCTCGACCGCAACCTGGCGCAGGGGCAGGAGCCGGAGGCTGCCTTCGCCGGCGCGCTGAAGCGCGTCCACGGCGCCTTCGCGCTCGCCGCCATCTTCGCCGGGCACCCGCGTAAGCTCCTGGCCGCCCGGCAGGGGGCGCCGCTGGCCGTCGGCTACGGCGAGGGGGAGATGTTCGTCGGCTCCGACGCGCTGGCCCTGGCGCCGCTGACCCGGCGCATCGCCTATCTGGAGGAGGGCGACTGGGCGGCGGTGGACGAGGCGGGCGCCCGCTTCTTCGATGCCCAGGACCGGCCGGTGCAGCGGGAGATCCGCGTCTCCGCCTTCTCCGGCGCCGCGGTCGGCAAGGGCAACTACCGGCACTTCATGGAGAAGGAGCTGCACGAGCACCCGGTCGTCATCGGCGACACGCTCGCGCAGTACGTCGATGCCGGCACCCGCGCGGTGGGCCGGCCCGACCTGCCCTTCGACCCCGCCACCCTGCCGCGCCTGACCCTGACCGGCTGCGGCAGCGCCTACCTGGCCGGGCTGGTCGGCCGCTACTGGATCGAGACGCTGGCCCGGGTTCCCGTGGATGCGGACGTCGCCTCCGAGCTGCGCTACCGCGACCCGCCCCTGACCCCGGGCGCGGCGGCGCTGATGATCAGCCAGTCGGGCGAGACGGCGGACACGCTGGCGGCGATGCACCTGCTGCGCCAGGGCGGGCAGGCCACCGTCGCGGTGGTGAACGTGCCGGAGAGCAGCATGGCGCGGGAGGCCGATGCGTCCCTCCTGACCGTCGCCGGGCCGGAGATCGGCGTCGCCTCGACCAAGGCCTTCACCGCGCAGCTCTCGGTCCTGGCCTGCCTCGCCATCAACTTCGCCCGCAGCCGGGGGACCATCGGCGCGGCCGAGGAGGCACGGCTGACGGCCGCGCTGCTGGAGGTGCCGGAGCACGCGGCCCGGCTGCTGGAGGATTCCTCCGAGATCGAGTCGGTGGCCGCCGAGGTCGCGAAGGCGCGGGACGTGCTCTACCTCGGCCGTGGCTCGCTCTTCCCGATCGCCATGGAAGGGGCGCTGAAGCTCAAGGAGCTCTCCTACATCCATGCCGAGGGCTATGCCGCCGGCGAGATGAAGCACGGACCCATCGCGCTGATCGACGCCTCCGTGCCGGTCATCGCGCTCTGCCCGAGCGGCCCGCTGTTCGAGAAGACGGCGTCGAACCTCCAGGAGGCGGCGGCGCGCGGCGGGCGGATCATCGCCTTCACCGACGCGACGGGCGCCCCGACGCTGCGCCGCTTCGCCGAGCGCGTGGTGGTGCTGCCGGAGGTCGATCCCTTCGTGGCGCCGATCCTGCACGCCATCCCGGTGCAGATGCTGGCCTACCACGTCGCCGTGCTGAAGGGCACGGACGTGGACCAGCCGCGCAACCTGGCCAAGGCCGTGACGGTGGAGTGA
- a CDS encoding flavin reductase family protein: MTTHFYETARGHGLRHDPFKAILVPRPIGWISTVDAGGRVNLAPYSFFGGFSSRPPIVGFSSEGLKDSARNAAATGEFVCNLATRDLAEAMNLTSAALPPGTDEMEFAGLESAPSTLVRPPRVAATPAAMECRVLQVIALKDLEGQETGAHLVLGQVVGVHIDPAYLRDGIFDTAAARPIARCGYRGDYATVESLFEMVRPVV; this comes from the coding sequence ATGACCACGCATTTCTACGAGACGGCGCGCGGCCACGGCCTGCGGCACGATCCGTTCAAGGCGATCCTGGTGCCGCGGCCGATCGGCTGGATCAGCACGGTGGATGCCGGGGGCCGGGTGAACCTCGCGCCCTACAGCTTCTTCGGCGGGTTCAGCAGCCGGCCGCCCATCGTCGGCTTCTCCAGCGAGGGGCTGAAGGACAGCGCCCGCAACGCCGCGGCGACGGGGGAGTTCGTCTGCAACCTCGCCACCCGCGACCTGGCCGAGGCGATGAACCTGACCAGCGCGGCCCTGCCGCCGGGCACGGACGAGATGGAATTCGCCGGGTTGGAATCGGCGCCCTCCACCCTCGTGCGCCCGCCCCGCGTCGCCGCCACCCCGGCGGCGATGGAATGCCGCGTGCTGCAGGTGATCGCGCTGAAGGACCTGGAGGGGCAGGAGACGGGCGCTCACCTGGTGCTCGGCCAGGTGGTCGGCGTGCACATCGACCCGGCCTACCTGCGCGACGGGATCTTCGACACCGCGGCGGCCAGGCCCATCGCCCGCTGCGGCTACCGCGGCGACTACGCCACGGTGGAAAGCCTGTTCGAGATGGTGCGGCCGGTCGTCTGA
- a CDS encoding HAD hydrolase-like protein, whose translation MSRIALLDLDGTLVDSAPDIHAALDRLMASRGLPRFTRGEVVHMIGDGVRVLIERALAARGLPFDPAALEQFLPDYEAHALDLTRPFPGIPEALEALRAEGWRLAVCTNKPVQAARIVLERLGLMPLLDGLAGGDSFAVRKPDPRHLLGTLGLMGVPEGVVPPGTAMLGDHSNDIRSARGAGIAPVFCAWGYGLPEMADGAPVAERPQDLPALMARLAA comes from the coding sequence ATGAGCCGCATCGCCCTCCTCGACCTCGACGGCACGCTGGTGGACAGCGCGCCGGACATCCACGCCGCGCTGGACCGGCTGATGGCCTCCCGCGGCCTGCCGCGCTTCACCCGGGGCGAGGTGGTCCACATGATCGGCGACGGGGTGCGGGTGCTGATCGAGCGGGCCCTGGCCGCCCGCGGCCTGCCCTTCGATCCCGCGGCGCTGGAGCAGTTCCTCCCGGACTACGAGGCGCATGCGCTGGACCTGACCCGCCCGTTCCCCGGCATCCCCGAGGCGCTGGAGGCGCTGCGCGCCGAGGGCTGGCGGCTCGCGGTCTGCACCAACAAGCCGGTCCAGGCGGCGCGGATCGTCCTGGAGCGCCTGGGCCTGATGCCGCTGCTGGACGGGCTGGCGGGGGGCGACAGCTTCGCGGTGCGCAAGCCCGATCCCCGGCACCTGCTGGGCACGCTGGGGCTGATGGGGGTGCCGGAGGGCGTGGTGCCGCCCGGCACGGCGATGCTGGGCGACCACAGCAACGACATCCGCTCCGCCCGCGGCGCGGGGATCGCCCCGGTCTTCTGCGCCTGGGGCTATGGCCTGCCGGAGATGGCCGACGGCGCGCCGGTGGCCGAGCGGCCGCAGGACCTGCCGGCGCTGATGGCGCGCCTGGCCGCCTGA
- a CDS encoding ABC transporter substrate-binding protein: MSPTRLPTTRRLLLAAGLGLAGLLARPGLLRAQGEVPLRIGEINSYTTQSAFTLPYRNAMNLAVEEVNAAGGVLGRKLELITRDDAGRPQDAVRLAGELLNERKVDVLAGAYLSNVGLALSEYAAQNRRLYVAGEPLTDALVWERGNRFTFRLRPSTYMQASILAEEAAKRPAKRWVTVAPNYEYGQSAVKWFKQLLGEKRPDVQFVGEQWPALGRVDAGATVQALEQLRPEGIFNVLFATDLTNFVRQGNTRGLFEGRTVASMLTGEPEYLDPLGDEAPEGWIVTGYPGEAIATPEHKAYVAAYRAKFNETPMCGSLVGYALIRSIVAGLAAAGGLEVDRLIAGFRGVRFATPVGEIGYRPIDHQGTLGVFVGTTALERGRGVMRDWRYVPGESLLPSDEAVRKLRPADA; the protein is encoded by the coding sequence ATGAGCCCGACCCGCCTTCCGACCACCCGGCGCCTGCTGCTTGCCGCCGGCCTGGGCCTCGCCGGGCTGCTGGCCCGCCCCGGCCTGCTCCGCGCCCAGGGCGAGGTTCCGCTGCGCATCGGCGAGATCAACAGCTACACGACCCAGTCCGCCTTCACCCTGCCCTATCGCAACGCGATGAACCTCGCGGTCGAGGAGGTGAACGCGGCCGGCGGCGTGCTGGGCCGGAAGCTGGAGCTGATCACCCGTGACGATGCCGGCCGGCCGCAGGATGCGGTGCGCCTGGCGGGCGAGCTGCTGAACGAGCGCAAGGTCGATGTGCTGGCCGGCGCCTACCTCTCCAATGTCGGGCTGGCCCTCAGCGAGTACGCGGCGCAGAACCGCCGCCTCTACGTGGCGGGGGAGCCGCTGACCGATGCCCTGGTCTGGGAGCGCGGCAACCGCTTCACCTTCCGCCTGCGCCCCTCCACCTACATGCAGGCGTCGATCCTGGCGGAGGAGGCGGCGAAGCGCCCGGCGAAGCGCTGGGTGACGGTCGCCCCCAACTACGAATACGGCCAGTCCGCGGTGAAGTGGTTCAAGCAGCTTCTCGGCGAGAAGCGTCCGGACGTGCAGTTCGTGGGCGAGCAGTGGCCGGCGCTGGGCCGGGTGGACGCCGGCGCGACGGTACAGGCGCTGGAGCAGCTCCGGCCCGAGGGCATCTTCAACGTGCTCTTCGCGACCGACCTGACCAACTTCGTCCGCCAGGGCAACACGCGCGGCCTGTTCGAGGGCCGCACGGTCGCCTCCATGCTGACCGGAGAGCCGGAATACCTCGACCCGCTGGGCGACGAGGCGCCGGAGGGCTGGATCGTCACCGGCTATCCCGGCGAGGCGATCGCGACCCCCGAGCACAAGGCCTACGTCGCCGCCTACCGCGCGAAGTTCAACGAGACGCCGATGTGCGGCTCCCTCGTCGGCTATGCGCTGATCCGCTCCATCGTCGCCGGGCTGGCCGCGGCGGGCGGGCTGGAGGTGGACCGGCTGATCGCGGGCTTCCGCGGCGTGCGCTTCGCCACCCCGGTGGGCGAGATCGGCTACCGCCCCATCGACCATCAGGGCACGCTCGGCGTCTTCGTCGGCACCACGGCGCTGGAGCGGGGCCGGGGCGTGATGCGCGACTGGCGCTACGTCCCCGGCGAGTCGCTGCTGCCCTCCGACGAGGCCGTCCGCAAGCTCCGCCCCGCCGACGCCTGA